A genome region from Brassica oleracea var. oleracea cultivar TO1000 chromosome C2, BOL, whole genome shotgun sequence includes the following:
- the LOC106320588 gene encoding uncharacterized protein LOC106320588 gives MCYTGRFEVFNESFPAGILPNDKLLPKYNLHEYMNVVQALRKGDLRLRQHSSSRTRRSITEQLDINQVLEVRCLGKAGTPSLPETHEENLSDPARGHQLKLEVIAKALGWLEIDMDLDVMPVRINHGIEKTVMNHSPVPAPYHRVETVTKG, from the exons ATGTGTTATACTGGAAGATTTGAAGTCTTCAACGAGAGTTTTCCTGCTG GAATCTTACCAAACGATAAACTGCTGCCAAAGTATAATCTTCATGAG TACATGAATGTTGTGCAAGCTCTGAGAAAGGGTGATCTCAGGCTTCGTCAACATAGCTCTTCAAGAACAAGAAGATCG ATCACTGAACAACTTGATATCAATCAGGTTCTTGAGGTCCGGTGTCTTGGAAAAGCTGGAACTCCAAGTCTACCAGAGACTCATGAAGAAAAT CTGAGTGATCCAGCGAGAGGTCACCAACTGAAGCTTGAAGTGATTGCCAAAGCACTTGGATGGCTAGAGATAGATATGGATCTCGACGTTATGCCAGTCCGTATTAATCATGGAATAGAGAAG ACAGTGATGAATCACTCTCCAGTTCCTGCTCCATATCACCGTGTAGAGACAGTCACGAAAGGCTAA
- the LOC106323774 gene encoding uncharacterized protein LOC106323774 — protein MAEAIQAGVQAGVQAAFAANAVNADPAAQPQRQQRRNNPVFEEQNDDSGADNPFGDDDNQHPNLNRGQQHRNDNDSRWFSGIKVDIPEFHGGSQPEELLDWLVAVDEFLEFKEVSANKQGNRSVDEYATEFYQLLTRVDIHDSEDQLVARFIAGLRPQLQIMLHQFDPGSVAEAKQRALLVEQQMRYTANAWTGNSRQRSNTVTDDSKTSSGLDSTNSTRRNNRPTETNAATNTNDARPPARINALRCFTCGETGHRQTACPNAGRRGLMANDRDLIGDPIYDTEDGQFDDIDEGELSGDTGTLLMLRRNCFAPISSEAVQRTALFSSTCTIKGKVCRFVIDSGCSANIVSEEAVRKLSLTTENHPHPYRLSWMQAGADVNISKRTLLTFSIGSSYKDTVYCDVAHMDVSHIILGRPWQYDREVIHNGKLNTNSFMFQGRKITLLPSPEADQAFANNNQREDSKKGLIIR, from the exons ATGGCTGAAGCAATTCAAGCCGGAGTCCAGGCCGGAGTTCAAGCCGCTTTCGCCGCCAATGCCGTGAACGCAGACCCAGCTGCTCAACCGCAGCGTCAACAACGTCGCAATAACCCGGTGTTCGAGGAACAAAACGACGATTCCGGTGCTGATAACCCGTTCGGCGACGACGACAATCAACATCCTAATCTCAACCGAGGACAACAACACAGGAATGATAATGATTCCCGTTGGTTTTCAGGGATCAAGGTAGACATCCCCGAGTTCCATGGTGGATCACAACCGGAAGAACTACTTGATTGGTTGGTAGCCGTCGATGAATTCCTTGAGTTCAAAGAAGTTTCAGCAAACAAGCAA GGCAATCGTTCGGTGGACGAATACGCGACTGAGTTCTATCAACTCCTAACTCGTGTAGACATCCACGATTCTGAGGATCAGCTTGTCGCACGATTCATTGCAGGCTTACGTCCACAATTACAGATCATGTTACACCAATTCGACCCGGGTTCGGTGGCAGAAGCTAAGCAACGGGCTTTATTGGTCGAACAACAAATGCGGTACACGGCAAACGCGTGGACGGGAAACTCACGGCAACGCAGCAATACGGTCACAGACGATAGCAAAACATCTTCGGGCCTTGATTCAACGAACAGTACCCGCAGGAATAATCGCCCAACAGAAACCAACGCAGCTACCAACACCAATGATGCACGACCACCAGCTCGCATTAACGCTTTACGGTGTTTTACGTGCGGAGAAACCGGACATAGACAAACAGCTTGTCCTAACGCTGGACGTCGGGGCCTCATGGCGAATGACAGAGATCTGATAGGCGATCCCATATACGACACGGAGGATGGGCAATTTGATGATATCGACGAAGGGGAGTTGAGCGGTGATACGGGCACTCTGCTTATGTTGCGACGTAATTGTTTTGCCCCTATATCAAGTGAAGCAGTCCAACGAACAGCTCTCTTCAGCTCCACCTGCACCATCAAAGGAAAGGTGTGCCGTTTTGTCATTGACTCAGGGTGCTCGGCTAATATAGTTTCCGAGGAAGCTGTACGCAAACTCTCCCTCACAACGGAGAACCACCCCCATCCATACCGACTCTCATGGATGCAAGCAGGTGCAGATGTTAATATCTCTAAACGCACATTGCTCACATTCTCCATCGGATCGTCCTACAAGGATACAGTGTATTGCGATGTAGCCCATATGGATGTGTCACACATAATTTTGGGTCGGCCTTGGCAATACGACAGGGAGGTGATTCACAACGGGAAGCTCAACACAAACTCTTTTATGTTCCAAGGACGAAAGATCACGTTGCTTCCTTCCCCAGAAGCCGACCAGGCATTCGCCAACAACAACCAACGAGAGGACTCAAAAAAGGGTTTGATAATC CGATAA